TTGACCCGTAAGTGATAAATCCAGCACCCGACACTCATAATTGCTATACGTCTGTTCATACAAATTCTCTATCCTCGCTATTTCCTCCGCACCAGCATTTACTACAGGATATAAAACGGTAATCATAGGACGAATCCCTCTACGGAATCGCGCCTGATGGCGGGTCAAGTGGTACGTATATCTCCATCTCCGATGATTTTCAGTGGAATGTAACTGTGCAGATACACTAAAGGTAGAGTCCACACGATAATTCACCAGCTCCACGGGGATAAAGCGAATATCACAATGTTCAGCAAGTCTCAGCCAGTAATCATAATCCTCCACCGGCTCCATTCCGTACCCCCCAACAAGCTTCGCAACCTGCGATTTGTACATGAAAGAAACACCAATAAGCGAGTAATCCAGCAATCTCTCTTTGGGCTGTGACTGGTAATTTCGCTGAGTAGCTAGCTGATGCTCGTTATGAAGTAGGTTTCCCTCGTTATCTATACTTTGAAAAGAACTGTACACGATTCCTAGCTCCTGCGGCCCCTTCACTAGTGCACCTCGAAGGATTTCGAGAAAACGGGGTTCATAAACATTATCGCTGGAGACCCAGCTCAAATACTGAATACTGGGTTCGCTAAATAAAAGATCAAAGCCCGTATTCAGCGCATGTGCAATACCCCTGTTCTGTACATAAGAGATAA
This genomic stretch from Paenibacillus sp. FSL H7-0737 harbors:
- a CDS encoding glycosyltransferase family 2 protein, which translates into the protein MADVGVVMPLYTQKPEFLRQALESVLRQTFTEFRLIIVIDGAPDMEPLVRSIIAEDPRVTIISYVQNRGIAHALNTGFDLLFSEPSIQYLSWVSSDNVYEPRFLEILRGALVKGPQELGIVYSSFQSIDNEGNLLHNEHQLATQRNYQSQPKERLLDYSLIGVSFMYKSQVAKLVGGYGMEPVEDYDYWLRLAEHCDIRFIPVELVNYRVDSTFSVSAQLHSTENHRRWRYTYHLTRHQARFRRGIRPMITVLYPVVNAGAEEIARIENLYEQTYSNYECRVLDLSLTGQPSVLIGSIPHPATEFVYMPGVVESHAICGALEHLSTPYTIVLGPKIFIGALDIEYMLEALITTGGDTISNYYTDDHSLIGFRHRHVPSTKNHYYNELFRSTDLYDLLKIYFS